Proteins co-encoded in one Vibrio fortis genomic window:
- the cobC gene encoding alpha-ribazole phosphatase family protein yields MNKIRTKHIYLVRHGKVLGEAALNGRTDVLVDSSVQDKICTAIASLPFKLDAVVTSPLSRCHDLAERVAQTKSLNLESINELQEMNFGDVDGVPFDLLSEQWESLESFWQDPANHQLTGAESLQAFHQRVIQGWSQLISSTNDNILLVTHGGVIRMILAHCLDIDWRKPTLYSNLAIGNASLTHIQITQTDNNYISVKVIGQPLLVT; encoded by the coding sequence TTGAACAAGATACGCACCAAACACATATACCTCGTTCGTCATGGCAAAGTACTCGGAGAGGCTGCATTGAATGGCCGAACAGACGTGCTGGTTGACTCGTCAGTTCAAGATAAGATTTGTACAGCAATAGCATCGCTGCCGTTTAAATTGGATGCAGTCGTCACATCACCGCTGAGCCGCTGTCATGATTTAGCAGAGCGAGTTGCGCAGACTAAATCACTAAACTTAGAAAGCATTAACGAACTGCAAGAGATGAATTTCGGTGATGTGGATGGGGTTCCGTTCGATCTTCTTAGTGAACAGTGGGAGAGTTTGGAATCATTTTGGCAAGATCCAGCAAATCATCAGCTCACTGGAGCGGAAAGTTTACAGGCGTTCCATCAGCGAGTAATTCAAGGTTGGTCGCAACTTATAAGCAGCACCAATGACAACATCTTATTGGTTACGCATGGTGGCGTAATCCGAATGATTTTGGCGCACTGTTTGGATATAGATTGGAGAAAGCCAACGCTCTATTCCAACCTAGCCATCGGTAATGCGTCTTTGACACACATTCAAATCACACAAACAGACAATAACTACATCAGTGTGAAGGTGATAGGGCAGCCATTGTTAGTGACCTAG
- the cobU gene encoding bifunctional adenosylcobinamide kinase/adenosylcobinamide-phosphate guanylyltransferase, with product MKQGKSTHLILGGARSGKSSFAETQAITISESQQRQLHYIATAISFDEEMEARIRHHQQRRDHRWQEHEVPIELAQHLRSLSSSDVVLIDCLTLWLNNVIYQLGEKATNEQIEESIQELVSAVEASPASIIMVSNEVGLGVVPMGQVSRLFVDNAGRMNQALAKVVKQVTFIAAGLPMVLKNEG from the coding sequence ATGAAGCAGGGAAAATCCACACATTTAATTCTCGGCGGAGCGCGTTCAGGAAAGTCGAGCTTTGCTGAAACACAGGCGATCACGATATCGGAAAGTCAGCAGCGTCAACTGCACTACATAGCAACGGCCATTAGTTTTGACGAAGAGATGGAAGCGCGTATTCGTCATCATCAACAACGACGTGATCATCGTTGGCAAGAGCATGAAGTGCCAATTGAACTTGCACAACACTTGCGCAGTCTGAGTTCATCTGATGTGGTTTTGATCGACTGTTTGACGCTTTGGCTGAATAACGTGATTTATCAGCTTGGAGAGAAGGCGACTAACGAGCAGATCGAAGAGTCGATACAAGAACTCGTCAGTGCGGTCGAAGCAAGCCCTGCGAGTATCATTATGGTCTCCAATGAAGTTGGTCTTGGAGTTGTTCCAATGGGGCAAGTGTCTCGTTTATTTGTCGACAACGCTGGCAGAATGAATCAAGCCTTGGCCAAAGTGGTTAAGCAGGTCACTTTCATCGCCGCTGGGCTACCTATGGTTTTAAAAAACGAAGGTTGA
- a CDS encoding adenosylcobinamide-GDP ribazoletransferase — MSQLEADRGIKYQWQLFLLALGFFSRLPVPHDTPYSEERMNRAGRYFSTVGILLGLLCATVYVLLSLFFPADVALILIMAFSLMLTGAFHEDGLTDMADGIGGGMTIERRLIIMKDSRIGTYGASALITALLGKWVFLSELIEQTRTADLFMILVSSYAFSRAIAASLIYDMPYVSDPDTSKSKPLANKQTRSETLFLIAIGLFPSLWFGIEFSIVLLAIGYVVRTLLKRWLTVRIGGFTGDCLGAAQQLVELSTYLLFIAAFYNGFIG, encoded by the coding sequence ATGAGTCAGCTCGAAGCGGACCGCGGCATTAAATATCAATGGCAACTGTTTTTATTGGCATTGGGCTTTTTCTCTCGTCTACCGGTACCACACGATACGCCATATTCTGAAGAGCGAATGAATCGAGCAGGACGTTACTTTTCGACGGTCGGTATCTTGCTGGGTCTATTGTGCGCCACGGTTTATGTTTTACTGAGCTTGTTCTTTCCGGCTGATGTCGCATTGATACTCATCATGGCGTTTAGTTTAATGCTGACGGGTGCATTCCACGAAGATGGCCTAACAGATATGGCTGATGGCATTGGTGGTGGCATGACGATTGAGCGACGCCTAATTATCATGAAGGACAGCCGTATTGGTACCTACGGTGCGTCAGCTTTGATAACGGCTCTATTGGGCAAATGGGTCTTTTTAAGCGAGCTTATCGAACAGACCCGAACCGCAGATCTCTTTATGATATTGGTTTCTAGCTACGCATTTAGCCGAGCCATCGCAGCGTCACTTATTTACGATATGCCTTATGTCAGTGACCCTGATACCAGCAAAAGTAAGCCGTTAGCAAATAAACAGACCCGCTCTGAAACCCTATTTTTGATTGCTATTGGACTCTTTCCAAGTCTTTGGTTTGGTATTGAATTCAGCATTGTGTTGTTAGCTATAGGCTATGTCGTTCGTACACTACTTAAACGCTGGTTAACAGTACGTATTGGTGGTTTTACTGGAGATTGTTTAGGCGCAGCGCAGCAGTTGGTTGAGCTCTCAACTTACTTGTTGTTTATTGCCGCGTTTTATAACGGTTTTATTGGGTAA
- the cobT gene encoding nicotinate-nucleotide--dimethylbenzimidazole phosphoribosyltransferase, whose translation MLDTQHSAFIQNQIDQKTKPLGALGLLEKTAFQLALIQSQQSQTPPEKIQITQPSMFVFAGDHGIADEGVSIAPSAVTQQMVLNFLYGGAAINCFCRLNDINLTVVDAGILEAIDMSAISGSHSELLVTQRLGNGTRNFNQQAAMSREQVEKGINYGLSLIERRIAQGCNLVMFGEMGIGNTSSASAILSALSGLDSKECVGLGTGIDDEQFKRKQQVVANGVARCKGKAIEEVLAEVGGFEIVQMIGGFLGAAKMQTPVLVDGFIVSVAAYVANLINPSCRDYMLFAHKSQENAHQHVLNELHAEPLLDLGLRLGEGTGAALALPLIKAAAEFYNDMASFESAGVTV comes from the coding sequence ATGCTAGACACTCAACACTCTGCGTTTATCCAAAATCAAATTGATCAGAAAACCAAACCACTGGGCGCATTAGGCCTGTTAGAGAAGACCGCTTTTCAACTAGCACTTATCCAAAGCCAACAAAGCCAAACACCACCTGAAAAAATTCAAATCACTCAGCCCTCAATGTTTGTTTTTGCCGGTGACCATGGCATTGCGGATGAAGGGGTGAGTATTGCTCCAAGTGCCGTAACGCAACAAATGGTATTGAACTTTTTATACGGCGGAGCAGCGATCAATTGTTTCTGTCGACTCAACGACATCAACTTAACGGTTGTCGATGCAGGCATTCTAGAAGCCATCGATATGAGTGCGATTTCAGGTAGCCACTCTGAGTTACTGGTGACGCAACGATTGGGCAACGGTACTCGTAATTTTAACCAACAAGCAGCGATGTCACGTGAACAGGTCGAGAAAGGGATCAACTATGGTCTGTCACTGATTGAAAGAAGAATCGCGCAAGGCTGTAATCTGGTTATGTTTGGCGAAATGGGAATTGGCAATACAAGCAGCGCCTCAGCAATACTAAGTGCATTATCAGGTTTAGACTCAAAAGAGTGTGTTGGACTTGGTACTGGTATCGATGACGAACAGTTCAAGCGTAAGCAGCAAGTGGTTGCCAACGGTGTTGCTCGTTGTAAGGGCAAAGCCATCGAAGAAGTGCTCGCTGAAGTGGGCGGCTTTGAGATTGTACAAATGATTGGTGGATTCCTAGGCGCGGCAAAAATGCAAACTCCGGTTCTGGTTGATGGCTTTATTGTCTCAGTTGCGGCGTATGTGGCGAACTTAATTAATCCATCATGTCGCGACTACATGCTGTTTGCGCATAAATCTCAAGAAAACGCGCATCAACACGTATTGAATGAACTACATGCCGAACCGTTATTGGATTTAGGTTTAAGACTGGGTGAAGGCACTGGCGCAGCATTGGCACTGCCTCTGATTAAGGCTGCTGCAGAGTTTTACAATGATATGGCAAGCTTTGAGAGCGCTGGAGTGACGGTGTAA
- a CDS encoding flavin reductase family protein: protein MNLQFDTLSANEIYHLMTQTVIPRPIAWALTKSSGDVYNLAPFSYFTPVSSQPPLLMLSVGKKPTGEIKDTAKNAIETGKLVIHIASESCAEVMTATAATLDHDQSEVQANDIELVEFDGFSLPRVKNCSVAFGCTLFEVKEVGDVPQSLVFAKVETVYIAEDIIDKSSERLKIDALALNPLSRLGGGEYATLSNVFSVARPK, encoded by the coding sequence ATGAACCTCCAGTTCGATACTCTCTCTGCAAATGAAATCTACCACCTGATGACTCAAACGGTTATCCCTCGTCCGATAGCGTGGGCACTCACCAAATCAAGTGGTGATGTGTATAACCTAGCCCCATTTTCATATTTCACCCCAGTATCGAGCCAGCCACCCCTTTTGATGCTTTCTGTAGGTAAAAAGCCGACAGGTGAGATCAAAGATACCGCCAAAAATGCGATAGAAACCGGCAAGTTAGTGATCCATATTGCGTCTGAATCTTGTGCGGAAGTTATGACGGCTACGGCGGCAACGCTGGATCACGATCAATCTGAAGTACAAGCGAACGACATTGAGCTAGTAGAGTTCGATGGTTTCTCTTTACCGCGTGTTAAGAATTGCTCTGTTGCGTTCGGCTGTACGCTGTTTGAGGTTAAAGAGGTCGGCGATGTGCCTCAAAGCTTGGTATTTGCCAAAGTTGAAACGGTATACATTGCTGAGGACATCATTGATAAATCCAGTGAGCGATTGAAAATAGATGCACTAGCGCTGAACCCGTTGTCACGCCTAGGTGGTGGTGAATACGCGACGCTCTCTAATGTTTTTTCGGTAGCGCGACCAAAATAA
- a CDS encoding NAD(P)H-binding protein has protein sequence MSIQGDNSSVIVAGATGLIGGHVMEQLLAEPSVQTVYALTRSQIKREPASNKLIQIINNDLDITQWDEGHPRPTLGVICLGTTIKQAGSKAALRKVDVELVTHVAQTMKFLGVERVAVVSSYGASQTSYSHYLKCKGQMEQNLIRIGFKQLFIARPGPLLGNRTKPRSDEKFLQTLSPLFKPFMIGRLKNLRPIESEWVAKTMLFKLFENNFKNVEISSSSEMLNFLAKYR, from the coding sequence ATGTCCATTCAAGGAGATAACTCTTCCGTTATCGTAGCCGGTGCTACAGGGTTGATTGGTGGTCATGTAATGGAGCAGCTACTTGCTGAACCTTCAGTTCAAACCGTATATGCTCTCACTCGTTCTCAAATTAAAAGAGAGCCAGCTTCAAATAAGCTGATTCAAATCATCAACAATGACCTGGATATAACACAGTGGGATGAAGGGCATCCAAGGCCGACTCTTGGTGTTATCTGTTTGGGGACGACCATCAAACAAGCAGGCTCAAAGGCAGCCTTGCGTAAAGTTGATGTCGAGTTGGTCACTCACGTAGCTCAAACCATGAAGTTTTTGGGCGTAGAACGCGTTGCAGTAGTATCCAGCTATGGGGCCTCTCAGACTTCCTACTCACACTACTTGAAGTGTAAAGGACAAATGGAGCAAAACCTCATTCGTATTGGATTCAAGCAGTTGTTTATTGCAAGACCTGGACCACTGCTTGGCAATAGAACAAAGCCAAGATCCGATGAAAAGTTCCTGCAAACGCTCTCACCTCTTTTCAAACCTTTTATGATCGGTCGTTTAAAAAACCTTCGCCCAATCGAGTCAGAATGGGTTGCCAAAACGATGCTGTTTAAATTATTCGAAAATAATTTTAAAAATGTCGAAATTTCCAGTTCGAGTGAGATGCTTAATTTTTTGGCGAAATATCGCTAA
- a CDS encoding L-cystine transporter: MSFPAIAALAVFTGILFFLYGQQKKEHTLSRLVLLGLVFGSGFGLGLQLLFGEGNPIIKETLDWVNIVGRGYVGLLKMVIMPLVLVSMIAAVVKLEKGGSLGKISGITISVLLATTAISAIVGIIVTQAFGLSAEGLTEGARETARLAALETRADRVSDLTIPQMLVSFIPTNPFADLTGARSTSIIAVVIFGVLTGIAARKVMAEKEELESPIRTFVEAAQSIVMRLVKMIMALTPYGIAALMAKVVATSSASDILSLLGFIVASYVAILLMFVVHGVLVSFVGVNPKEYFKKIWPVLTFAFTSRSSAATIPLNVEAQITKLNVPPAIANLSASFGATIGQNGCAGIYPAMLAVMVAPTMGINPMDINFILSLIAIITVSSFGIAGVGGGATFAALIVLPAMGLPVTIAALLISIEPLIDMARTALNVSGAMTAGTITSRILGKKEEQKDLQQAQA; this comes from the coding sequence ATGTCATTCCCTGCTATCGCTGCCTTAGCGGTATTTACTGGTATTCTCTTTTTTCTCTACGGACAGCAGAAGAAAGAACACACACTTTCACGTCTAGTACTGCTTGGTCTTGTTTTTGGTAGTGGTTTTGGTCTAGGCCTTCAACTGCTATTCGGCGAAGGCAACCCAATCATCAAGGAAACCTTAGACTGGGTTAACATCGTTGGTCGAGGTTATGTTGGTCTATTAAAAATGGTCATCATGCCACTGGTACTGGTCTCTATGATCGCAGCTGTTGTGAAACTAGAGAAAGGTGGTTCACTGGGTAAAATTTCAGGTATCACCATTTCAGTATTGCTTGCAACTACAGCAATTTCCGCAATCGTTGGTATCATTGTGACACAGGCATTTGGTCTTTCTGCTGAAGGTCTAACAGAAGGCGCACGCGAAACGGCTCGCCTTGCGGCACTTGAAACTCGCGCTGACCGTGTCTCTGATCTGACTATCCCCCAGATGTTGGTAAGCTTCATCCCAACCAACCCATTTGCTGATCTTACTGGTGCTCGCTCAACGTCCATTATCGCGGTTGTTATCTTTGGTGTATTAACGGGTATTGCTGCGCGTAAGGTAATGGCTGAAAAAGAAGAGTTAGAGTCGCCAATCCGCACTTTTGTAGAAGCGGCTCAATCAATCGTTATGCGCCTTGTTAAGATGATCATGGCTCTAACGCCATACGGCATCGCAGCGTTAATGGCGAAAGTTGTCGCGACGTCAAGCGCATCTGACATTCTAAGTCTACTTGGCTTCATCGTAGCTTCTTACGTGGCTATTCTACTGATGTTTGTTGTGCATGGCGTATTGGTTTCTTTTGTGGGCGTTAACCCGAAAGAATACTTCAAGAAGATCTGGCCAGTACTAACGTTTGCATTCACTTCGCGCAGCTCTGCGGCAACAATTCCGCTAAACGTCGAAGCGCAGATCACTAAGCTTAATGTTCCACCAGCGATTGCTAACTTGTCTGCTTCTTTCGGCGCAACAATCGGTCAAAACGGCTGTGCTGGTATCTACCCTGCAATGCTAGCGGTAATGGTTGCACCGACTATGGGCATCAACCCTATGGACATTAACTTCATCCTATCGCTGATTGCTATCATTACCGTAAGCTCATTTGGTATCGCTGGTGTCGGTGGTGGCGCAACGTTTGCAGCTCTAATCGTACTGCCAGCAATGGGGCTGCCTGTAACTATCGCGGCACTGCTTATCTCTATCGAACCACTTATCGATATGGCTCGTACTGCGCTTAACGTTTCAGGAGCGATGACTGCAGGTACTATTACAAGTCGTATCCTAGGCAAGAAAGAAGAACAGAAAGATCTACAACAAGCTCAAGCGTAA
- a CDS encoding GlcG/HbpS family heme-binding protein yields MLTLNKAQQAVSAAIEIATQNQQQVAVAVCDTHGELIAFAKMDDVSVQAGVLAKSKAYTSARDRQPSGHLGEWARSTGKDISYWNDSKITGFKGGLPIVCEDRVVGAIGISGLSEEEDEQLAQSSISVLEL; encoded by the coding sequence ATGCTGACTTTAAATAAGGCTCAACAAGCGGTCTCGGCAGCAATTGAAATCGCCACTCAGAATCAACAGCAAGTCGCGGTTGCTGTTTGTGATACTCATGGCGAATTAATCGCATTCGCCAAAATGGATGATGTGAGTGTTCAGGCGGGTGTGCTGGCAAAAAGTAAAGCTTACACTTCCGCGCGCGATCGCCAACCAAGTGGCCACTTAGGTGAGTGGGCGCGCTCGACAGGGAAGGATATTAGTTATTGGAATGACTCTAAGATCACAGGCTTTAAAGGTGGTTTGCCTATAGTTTGTGAGGATCGGGTCGTTGGAGCAATTGGGATCAGCGGGCTGAGTGAGGAAGAAGATGAACAGCTTGCTCAATCAAGTATCTCTGTTCTAGAGCTATAG
- a CDS encoding aldo/keto reductase produces the protein MKNVLPLSKYLTNVSEIAYGCMGLGGGWNDSPVSQDDVYQTQSIIETAMASGINLFDHADIYTFSKAEQAFGQVLKSQPELRDHMFLQSKCGIRFQGEGNVGRYDFSAQWVQGSVEGILERLNTEKLDVLLLHRPDPLMELDELARTLQDLHAAGKVEHFGVSNMSGHQVEYLQSALDKPLVVNQMEMSLAKLDWLNDVVLVNSQGLNESDWAPGTLEYCRAKGVQLQAWGCLAQGRFSVQGLNSDDESVRATSKYVQQLSEKYSVTSEAIVLAFLLRHPAGIQPVIGTTNLARIQASVAATKVNLTREEWYNLFVYSRGQALP, from the coding sequence ATGAAAAACGTACTTCCTTTGTCTAAATATCTGACCAATGTCAGTGAGATTGCCTACGGCTGTATGGGGCTGGGTGGCGGTTGGAACGATAGTCCAGTTTCACAAGATGATGTCTACCAAACGCAGAGCATTATTGAAACGGCAATGGCTTCAGGTATCAATCTTTTTGACCATGCTGACATTTACACATTTTCCAAAGCAGAACAGGCATTCGGCCAAGTATTAAAGAGCCAACCTGAATTACGAGATCACATGTTCTTACAGTCAAAATGCGGTATTCGTTTTCAAGGTGAAGGCAACGTAGGACGTTATGATTTTTCAGCACAATGGGTACAAGGCTCAGTTGAAGGCATTCTTGAGCGATTAAATACAGAGAAGTTAGATGTACTCTTATTGCATCGTCCTGATCCTTTGATGGAGTTGGATGAGCTAGCACGTACACTGCAAGATCTGCATGCGGCGGGTAAGGTGGAGCATTTTGGTGTCTCTAATATGAGTGGTCACCAGGTCGAATATCTACAATCAGCGCTTGATAAGCCGTTAGTGGTAAACCAAATGGAGATGAGCCTTGCAAAACTGGATTGGCTTAACGATGTTGTTTTAGTTAACTCTCAGGGTTTGAACGAGTCTGACTGGGCGCCTGGTACATTAGAATACTGCCGAGCTAAGGGTGTTCAACTTCAAGCGTGGGGGTGTCTGGCACAAGGGCGCTTCTCAGTGCAAGGACTAAACTCTGACGACGAAAGTGTACGAGCGACTTCCAAATACGTTCAACAGCTCTCTGAGAAATACAGCGTGACTAGCGAAGCAATCGTATTAGCGTTTCTTCTGCGCCACCCTGCGGGTATTCAGCCAGTAATCGGTACAACCAACCTTGCGCGAATCCAAGCAAGTGTTGCGGCGACAAAGGTTAATCTCACTCGAGAAGAGTGGTACAACCTATTTGTTTATTCTCGTGGCCAAGCTCTACCATAG
- a CDS encoding LysR family transcriptional regulator has translation MNEHKRIERLMLFVELAQHLNFTKAAEQLGISKSYLSEQIKRLESDLECPLLVRTTRSVRLTLQGERALAQGLVIRSQVLDLERSVSDEHEAIKGVLRITAPKMFTEVYLSDLCQRFQERYPEIYFEINSSYTTYNLNREDIDIAFRATNTPPENMVAKKLFSYQHDLVAAPSYIDKFGLPTSLDDLQNHQCLATLHQHEWPFKSGNVHVSGWLSSNENHLLKQQAIRGSGIIRIASYYVAEEIKQGHLTPLLTDECIEHGNSIYLFYPQMIYPARKHKAFVQFVQDYFEQLQVGG, from the coding sequence ATGAATGAGCACAAACGGATTGAAAGGTTGATGTTATTTGTTGAGCTTGCTCAGCATTTAAATTTCACTAAGGCTGCAGAACAGCTTGGAATTTCAAAAAGTTACTTATCTGAACAGATAAAACGATTGGAGAGCGACTTAGAGTGTCCGTTACTCGTTCGAACCACACGCAGTGTTAGGCTCACACTCCAAGGCGAGCGTGCGCTTGCTCAAGGATTGGTGATTCGATCACAAGTGCTCGACTTAGAACGCAGCGTATCCGACGAGCATGAAGCGATTAAAGGGGTATTAAGAATCACCGCCCCAAAAATGTTCACTGAGGTATATCTGTCCGACCTATGCCAACGCTTCCAAGAACGTTACCCAGAGATCTATTTCGAGATCAACAGCAGCTATACCACCTATAATCTCAATCGAGAAGATATCGATATCGCATTTCGCGCCACGAATACCCCACCGGAAAACATGGTGGCCAAAAAACTGTTTTCGTATCAGCATGATTTGGTCGCAGCGCCGAGCTATATTGATAAGTTTGGTTTGCCTACCTCTTTAGACGATCTTCAAAATCACCAGTGTCTTGCAACTTTGCATCAACATGAATGGCCTTTTAAAAGTGGTAATGTGCATGTTTCAGGTTGGCTATCGAGTAATGAAAACCACCTATTAAAGCAGCAGGCTATACGCGGCAGTGGCATCATTCGTATCGCCAGTTACTATGTCGCTGAAGAGATAAAACAAGGCCACCTAACACCGCTGCTCACCGATGAGTGTATTGAACACGGCAATTCCATCTACCTGTTCTATCCTCAAATGATCTACCCAGCCAGAAAACACAAAGCGTTTGTACAGTTCGTGCAAGACTACTTCGAACAACTTCAAGTCGGAGGTTAG
- a CDS encoding BCCT family transporter — MSFKSKKYSIDSTDYQVGQDNINKWGMDVHNTVFTASAGLSILFIVTLLAMAPGDAKAAIDAVKGAVLANFDFLFMWGANLFLIFAIGLAFSPLGKIRLGGENATADYTMASWIAMLFAAGMGIGLIFWGVAEPTAFFTNWYGTPLNAEAYTAAGREAALGATVFHWGLHAWAIYGMAALCLAYFVYNKGLPLSMRSVFYPILGDKVWGKTGDVIDVMTVLVTLFGLATSLGLGGTQAASGISHVFGLENNLFLQQLIIVLIMVLAIVSVLRGMDGGVKLLSNLNMVIAFVFLGLIAVLNFTTVLDSLATAVTGYVKNIIPLSQTTGREDTTWLHGWTVFYWAWWVAYAPFFGMFVARISKGRTVREFLLCVLIIPTLVTTAWMSIFGGVAIEQVIDKVGQLGIDQGIADVSLSLFYMLDAYPLGNILSVIAVALIIVFFVTTLDSGSIVIDGMTAGGKLEVPVRQKVIWAVISGAIAMVMLWIGGTQSIQALQSITIIAALPFTIILLLGCVSLIKGLLTEVDQPTVAADTAK, encoded by the coding sequence ATGAGTTTTAAGTCAAAAAAATACAGTATAGATTCAACAGATTATCAAGTCGGTCAAGACAACATCAATAAGTGGGGCATGGATGTCCACAACACGGTTTTCACTGCTTCAGCAGGCCTTTCAATTCTCTTCATTGTAACTCTTCTCGCAATGGCACCCGGCGATGCAAAAGCGGCTATCGACGCGGTGAAAGGCGCAGTACTCGCGAACTTCGATTTCCTATTCATGTGGGGCGCGAACCTTTTCCTTATTTTCGCTATTGGCTTAGCATTCTCTCCACTAGGTAAAATTCGCTTAGGTGGTGAAAACGCAACGGCTGACTACACTATGGCATCTTGGATTGCGATGCTGTTTGCTGCAGGCATGGGTATCGGCCTTATCTTTTGGGGTGTAGCTGAGCCAACTGCGTTCTTTACCAACTGGTATGGAACACCGCTAAACGCAGAAGCTTACACTGCTGCAGGTCGTGAAGCGGCGCTGGGCGCGACTGTTTTCCACTGGGGTTTGCACGCATGGGCTATCTACGGCATGGCGGCGCTGTGTCTTGCTTACTTTGTTTACAACAAAGGTTTACCGCTATCAATGCGTTCGGTGTTTTATCCAATTCTTGGAGACAAAGTTTGGGGTAAAACAGGTGACGTTATCGATGTAATGACGGTACTAGTAACACTGTTCGGCTTAGCGACATCGCTTGGTCTAGGTGGTACGCAAGCAGCAAGTGGTATTAGTCATGTATTTGGTTTAGAGAACAATCTGTTCTTACAACAGCTAATCATTGTACTGATCATGGTACTGGCTATTGTATCTGTACTGCGTGGTATGGACGGTGGTGTAAAACTGTTGAGTAACCTAAACATGGTTATCGCGTTTGTTTTCCTTGGTCTGATTGCGGTACTTAACTTCACCACTGTTTTGGATTCGCTTGCGACAGCGGTAACGGGTTATGTGAAGAACATTATCCCGCTGAGCCAAACTACAGGTCGTGAAGACACAACTTGGTTGCATGGTTGGACGGTATTCTACTGGGCATGGTGGGTAGCATACGCACCGTTCTTCGGTATGTTTGTTGCGCGTATCTCTAAGGGGCGTACGGTTCGTGAGTTCCTATTGTGTGTGCTGATTATTCCTACGCTAGTAACGACGGCTTGGATGTCTATTTTCGGTGGTGTCGCTATTGAGCAAGTGATCGACAAGGTCGGTCAGTTGGGAATTGATCAAGGCATTGCAGACGTATCTCTGAGCTTGTTCTACATGCTAGATGCTTACCCTCTAGGTAACATTCTATCGGTTATTGCTGTGGCGCTGATTATCGTATTCTTTGTAACGACGCTCGACTCAGGCTCTATCGTTATCGATGGCATGACTGCTGGTGGCAAACTCGAAGTTCCAGTTCGTCAAAAGGTTATCTGGGCAGTCATCTCAGGTGCAATCGCAATGGTAATGCTATGGATTGGTGGTACGCAGTCGATTCAAGCACTGCAATCGATCACCATCATTGCGGCACTTCCGTTCACAATTATCCTGCTATTGGGCTGTGTTAGCTTAATTAAAGGTCTTTTGACTGAAGTGGATCAGCCAACAGTGGCTGCTGATACTGCGAAATAA
- a CDS encoding DUF2058 domain-containing protein, giving the protein MAKLTLQEQMLKAGLVNEKKLKKAKKGSKKSRVQAREAKAAAEENRLAQQAKDKELNQQMKEKQLSKEIKAQVKQLIAMNKIEQKDGEIKYNFTDGTLVKHLYVEELTQKQLSKGILSIARDGEGYVIIPTSVANKIAMRDEESIVDTQAASEEAVDEDDPYKDFVVPDDLMW; this is encoded by the coding sequence ATGGCAAAGTTAACACTCCAAGAGCAGATGCTAAAAGCTGGCTTGGTTAATGAGAAAAAGCTGAAAAAAGCAAAGAAAGGCTCTAAAAAATCACGCGTTCAAGCTCGTGAAGCAAAAGCAGCAGCGGAAGAGAATCGTCTAGCGCAGCAAGCGAAAGACAAAGAGCTTAATCAACAGATGAAAGAGAAACAGCTGAGCAAAGAGATCAAAGCTCAGGTGAAACAGTTGATAGCAATGAACAAGATCGAGCAAAAAGATGGCGAGATCAAATATAACTTTACTGATGGTACGTTAGTGAAGCACCTGTACGTTGAAGAGTTGACTCAAAAGCAGCTGAGCAAAGGTATTTTAAGTATCGCTCGTGACGGTGAAGGGTATGTGATTATCCCAACCAGCGTTGCAAACAAGATTGCGATGCGTGACGAAGAGTCGATCGTGGATACTCAGGCAGCATCGGAAGAAGCGGTTGATGAAGATGATCCGTACAAAGATTTCGTAGTACCAGACGATTTGATGTGGTAA